A single window of Tetrapisispora phaffii CBS 4417 chromosome 16, complete genome DNA harbors:
- the TPHA0P01840 gene encoding uncharacterized protein yields MSDQQKKVYALSNGFAYSHHPGASLLSRPDGSITLQDFHLVENIAHFDRERIPERVVHAKAAGCKFEFELTDSLSDITFAAPYQKVGYKCPGMIRISTVAGSSGSADTVRDPRGFSFKFYTEWGNHDWVFNNTPVFFIRDGLKFPQFIHTQKKDPQNHADGAEDSSRSWDFFTQNLETLHQVVYLHGPRGIPKSLSDMNAYSGHTFKMINDKGELTYVNFHVKSDKGFPTLSNDEASKLAGTRPDYSTIELFNKIKEGKKPGFTCYIQTMTPEQAEKFRYSVNDLTKVWPHKEFPLRKFGRITMTGNVDNYFQEIEQLAFSPSNTCIPGIQPSNDNVLQTRIFSYPDTQRYRLGANFNQLDVNRPKNLNGTAASRCPYAASNFQRDGASTLYNQGAMPNYISGQPNASLEYKDLTSEDFFKNKYKGAVTEESLKKYILEQESARAAHDAVINAKLPGYYSVSGASELDLEQPRALYENVFTEQQRKDFIDTVVGSASNIPNPKLKTTVSQYFGLLNADLGKSIAEGLGIEWVPVDLEGYFDSIGRASAK; encoded by the coding sequence aTGAGTGaccaacaaaaaaaagtgTATGCCTTATCCAACGGGTTCGCCTACTCCCATCATCCAGGGGcttctttattatcaagACCAGATGGTTCAATTACATTGCAAGACTTCCATTTAGTTGAAAACATTGCACATTTCGACAGAGAAAGAATTCCAGAAAGAGTTGTCCATGCCAAGGCTGCTGGTTGTAAATTCGAATTCGAATTGACAGATTCCTTAAGTGACATCACATTTGCTGCTCCATACCAAAAGGTTGGTTACAAATGTCCAGGTATGATCCGTATTTCCACCGTTGCTGGTTCTTCTGGTTCTGCAGACACTGTTAGAGATCCAAGAGGTTTTTCCTTTAAATTCTACACTGAATGGGGCAACCATGATTGGGTTTTCAACAATACACCAGTTTTCTTCATTAGAGATGGTCTAAAATTTCCACAATTCATTCATACTCAAAAGAAAGATCCTCAAAACCATGCTGATGGTGCGGAAGATTCAAGTCGTTCTTGGGATTTTTTCACTCAAAACTTAGAAACCTTACATCAAGTTGTTTATCTACATGGTCCAAGGGGTATTCCAAAATCTTTGAGTGACATGAACGCTTACTCTGGTCACACATTCAAGATGATTAACGATAAAGGTGAACTTACCTATGTTAATTTCCATGTCAAATCTGACAAGGGTTTCCCAACTTTGAGCAACGACGAAGCTAGTAAATTAGCTGGTACCCGTCCAGACTATAGTACAATTGAATTGTTCAACAAAATTAAGGAAGGTAAGAAGCCAGGTTTCACATGTTACATCCAAACTATGACACCAGAACAAGCTGAGAAATTCAGATATTCTGTTAATGATTTAACTAAAGTTTGGCCACACAAGGAATTCCCATTGAGAAAGTTTGGTAGAATTACCATGACTGGTAATGTCGATAACTACTTCCaagaaattgaacaattgGCTTTCTCTCCATCAAATACTTGTATCCCTGGTATTCAACCATCTAATGATAACGTTTTACAAACCAGAATATTTTCTTACCCAGATACTCAACGTTACAGATTGGGTGCTAACTTTAACCAATTAGACGTTAATAGACCAAAGAATTTGAACGGCACTGCTGCTAGCCGTTGTCCATATGCTGCTTCAAATTTCCAAAGAGATGGTGCAAGTACTTTATATAACCAAGGTGCCATGCCAAATTACATCTCTGGTCAACCAAACGCCAGCTTGGAATACAAAGACTTAACCAGTGAagatttcttcaaaaacaaatacaAGGGTGCTGTTACTGAAGAGAgtttaaagaaatatatcTTAGAACAAGAATCAGCTCGTGCTGCTCATGATGCCGTCATCAATGCTAAGTTACCAGGTTACTATTCTGTTAGTGGTGCATCCGAATTAGACCTGGAGCAACCAAGAGCTTTATACGAAAATGTATTCACAGAACAACAAAGAAAAGACTTCATTGACACTGTTGTTGGTAGTGCTAGTAACATTCCAAATCCAAAATTAAAGACTACTGTATCTCAATATTTCGGTTTATTAAATGCTGATTTAGGTAAATCTATCGCCGAAGGTTTGGGTATTGAATGGGTTCCA